In the genome of Monodelphis domestica isolate mMonDom1 chromosome 2, mMonDom1.pri, whole genome shotgun sequence, one region contains:
- the OSTM1 gene encoding osteopetrosis-associated transmembrane protein 1: protein MDLGGALPWRQLLLVLLPGLCLGLDLSQSHFPGGLDSGAPALDIPRRPVLLSEQSLLEAQDLSLSLLQGQGLGPLSLPPDLPELEPECRELLLDFANSSAEMTECLVRSARPVRLCQNCYPLFQQVTIKMDNISRAVGNTSESHNCAKNLLMSDRMQIVVILSEFFNTTWQEANCANCLTNNSEELSNSTIRFLDLFNQTLTCFKHNLQGDLTSFLQQRNYTEVCKNCQEIYKTLSTRYSEMQKINELKNKAEPGTHLCIDVEDAMNITRKLWSRTFNCSVPCSDTVPVIAVSVFILFLPVVFYLSSFLHSEQKKRKLILPKRLKSSTSFVSIQENSN, encoded by the exons ATGGACTTAGGAGGAGCTCTGCCATGGAGGCAGCTGCTACTGGTACTCCTGCCGGGGCTCTGTCTGGGCCTGGACCTGAGCCAGAGCCACTTTCCCGGCGGCCTGGACTCCGGGGCGCCGGCACTGGACATCCCCCGCCGCCCGGTCCTGCTATCAGAGCAGTCGCTGCTGGAGGCGCAGGACTTGTCTCTGTCACTGTTGCAAGGCCAGGGGCTCGGCCCGCTCTCTCTGCCCCCAGACCTGCCGGAGCTGGAGCCCGAGTGCCGGGAGTTGCTACTTGACTTCGCCAACAGCAGCGCGGAGATGACGGAATGCCTAGTGCGCAGCGCCCGGCCTGTGCGCCTGTGCCAGAACTGCTATCCGCTCTTCCAACAGGTCACCATCAAGATGGACAACATCAGTCGAGCGGTCGGG aatACTTCAGAGAGCCATAATTGTGCCAAAAATCTCTTGATGTCAGACAGGATGCAAATTGTAGTGATTCTCTCTGAGTTTTTTAATACTACATGGCAGGAAGCAAACTGTGCAA ATTGTTTAACGAATAACAGTGAAGAGCTATCAAACAGCACAATTCGGTTCCTTGATTTATTTAATCAGACTTTGACTTGCTTTAAGCATAACCTTCAg GGAGATTTGACCAGTTTTCTTCAGCAAAGAAATTACACAGAAGTGTGTAAAAACTGCCAGGAAATATACAAAACCCTGAGTACAAGGTATAGTGAGATGCAAAAAATTAATGAACTCAAGAATAAGGCTGAACCTGGAACACATCTATGCATTGATGTGGAAGATGCA atgAACATTACTCGAAAACTTTGGAGTCGAACTTTCAACTGTTCAGTTCCCTGCAGTGATACAGTTCCTGTAATTGCTGTTTCAGTATTCATCCTCTTTTTACCAGTAGTTTTCTATCTGAGTAGTTTTCTTCACtcagaacaaaagaaaagaaaactcattttgC CTAAACGTCTTAAATCCAGTACCAGCTTTGTAAGCATTCAAGAAAATTCAAACTAA